In Candidatus Saccharibacteria bacterium oral taxon 488, one DNA window encodes the following:
- a CDS encoding methionine--tRNA ligase — translation MTKQHAYITTAIPYVNGLPHIGHAMDYMLADVWTRYQRQNGREVRFQTGVDEHGNKIAAKAASQNQTPQAYVDQMHGNFQNMIAELNISATDFIRTTDPHHVSAVQYIWQKLAAAGYIYKGTYEGWYCQGCEAFVTDKEAAENNGICPDHQAPYQRLREENYYFKTSAFSDHIRQAIESNKMKIVPEFRKKEFLELIKDGLKDVSVSRPRKNLSWGVPVPGDDTQVMYVWLDALSNYITVIGYPDRAEEWQAFWPADVQVIGKDILRFHAGIWPAMLMALDLPLPKVLLVHGFINVGGTKMSKSLGNGIGPADIIPHYGVEAFRYYFLRHVPTQDDGDFTWEKFEAAYNGELGNDLGNLVQRVAKMVQSYQAGVIGDAPQSEHDMGPYRADMESLNFNLAIDEIWQIIRSLNQYIERVQPWQVAKKRAKDPEAEAHLGEILAHACGTLLQVSDMLRPFMPQTAEKIHDMFASGVVPSELTPLFPRKYLHTPDPRAPKVKNQGK, via the coding sequence ATGACTAAACAACACGCCTACATTACTACTGCTATTCCTTATGTCAACGGTTTGCCGCACATTGGGCACGCCATGGACTATATGTTGGCAGATGTCTGGACGCGGTATCAGCGGCAAAACGGTCGCGAGGTGCGTTTTCAGACGGGTGTGGATGAGCATGGCAATAAGATTGCTGCCAAGGCTGCCAGCCAAAACCAGACGCCGCAAGCTTACGTCGATCAAATGCACGGCAATTTCCAGAACATGATCGCTGAGTTGAATATTTCGGCGACCGATTTTATCCGCACAACTGACCCGCATCACGTTAGCGCAGTGCAGTATATTTGGCAGAAGCTGGCTGCGGCTGGCTATATCTATAAAGGCACTTATGAGGGCTGGTACTGCCAAGGTTGTGAGGCATTCGTCACTGACAAGGAGGCGGCTGAAAATAATGGCATTTGTCCTGACCACCAGGCGCCATATCAACGGCTGCGTGAGGAAAATTATTATTTCAAAACCAGTGCCTTTTCAGATCATATTCGCCAGGCGATTGAATCAAACAAGATGAAAATTGTGCCTGAATTCCGTAAAAAAGAGTTTTTGGAGCTGATAAAAGATGGACTGAAAGATGTGTCGGTTTCGCGTCCGCGCAAGAACCTCAGCTGGGGTGTGCCAGTACCAGGCGATGACACGCAGGTGATGTATGTCTGGCTGGATGCGCTGAGCAATTATATTACGGTTATTGGTTATCCTGATCGAGCTGAGGAATGGCAGGCGTTTTGGCCGGCAGATGTACAGGTGATCGGCAAGGATATCCTTCGTTTTCATGCCGGGATTTGGCCGGCGATGTTGATGGCGCTGGACTTGCCACTGCCAAAGGTGCTGTTGGTACACGGATTTATCAACGTTGGCGGCACTAAAATGAGCAAGAGTCTCGGTAATGGCATTGGTCCAGCTGACATCATCCCGCACTACGGCGTTGAGGCCTTTCGCTATTATTTCCTGCGTCATGTGCCGACGCAAGATGACGGTGACTTTACCTGGGAGAAATTTGAAGCGGCCTACAACGGCGAGCTGGGCAATGACCTCGGTAATTTGGTGCAGCGGGTGGCAAAGATGGTGCAGAGTTATCAAGCCGGCGTTATTGGCGATGCGCCGCAGTCTGAACACGATATGGGGCCGTACCGTGCCGATATGGAGTCTTTGAACTTTAATCTAGCAATTGATGAAATTTGGCAGATTATCCGTTCATTGAATCAATATATTGAGCGCGTGCAACCATGGCAAGTTGCCAAAAAGCGCGCCAAGGATCCAGAGGCGGAAGCACATTTGGGCGAGATTTTGGCGCATGCTTGCGGAACATTACTGCAGGTCTCTGATATGCTTCGTCCATTTATGCCGCAAACCGCTGAGAAAATTCACGACATGTTTGCCAGTGGTGTCGTGCCGTCAGAGCTGACACCATTATTCCCGCGCAAATATCTACATACGCCCGATCCGCGCGCGCCAAAAGTAAAAAACCAGGGCAAATAA
- the rsmA gene encoding ribosomal RNA small subunit methyltransferase A: MASAHGPKKELGQHWLRDPEILVEIAEAAELSKDDVVLEIGPGLGTLTSRLLARAQHVVAVEFDVDLARKLPGQFPGKNLDVINEDILQFDLNQLPAGYKVVANVPYYITSKIVEKLMTAKNKPSLAVLLVQKEVAQRIAAEPGEMSILAVSAQIFAEAELDIEVPRQFFTPPPKVDSQVVILRTRTEPLVDSEDQKDFFRIVKAGFSAKRKKLRSSLSGGLGVSKDTAEQLLKTASISPGVRAEDLAIDDWRRLLSEWRTQ, encoded by the coding sequence ATGGCGTCTGCGCATGGGCCGAAAAAAGAATTAGGCCAGCATTGGCTGCGCGACCCAGAAATCTTGGTGGAGATTGCTGAGGCGGCGGAGCTGAGTAAAGATGATGTAGTTTTGGAAATTGGGCCAGGACTTGGTACCTTGACCAGTCGGTTATTGGCGCGAGCTCAGCACGTGGTGGCGGTAGAATTTGACGTAGATTTGGCACGTAAGTTACCGGGGCAGTTTCCTGGTAAAAACCTGGACGTGATTAACGAAGATATTTTGCAATTTGATTTGAATCAGTTGCCGGCTGGCTACAAAGTGGTCGCCAACGTACCGTACTACATCACTAGCAAAATTGTTGAGAAGCTGATGACGGCGAAGAATAAACCAAGTTTGGCGGTACTGTTGGTACAGAAAGAAGTCGCCCAGCGCATCGCGGCGGAGCCTGGTGAGATGAGTATTTTGGCAGTGAGTGCCCAGATTTTTGCCGAGGCAGAACTCGACATTGAAGTGCCGCGGCAATTTTTCACGCCGCCGCCAAAAGTTGATTCACAGGTGGTGATATTGAGAACCCGCACCGAACCACTAGTCGATTCTGAAGACCAAAAAGATTTTTTCCGCATCGTCAAAGCCGGTTTTTCGGCCAAGCGTAAGAAGCTACGTTCCAGTCTGAGCGGTGGGCTGGGTGTTAGTAAAGACACCGCCGAACAGTTGCTGAAAACGGCTAGTATTTCACCTGGTGTCCGTGCCGAAGATTTGGCGATTGACGATTGGCGGCGGCTACTGAGTGAGTGGCGGACGCAATGA
- a CDS encoding DUF348 domain-containing protein, translating into MNWWKWHIEKGWRPVILLGCFMAFVAGAVGLLLSQPVQAQDNHAQSSAERLVTIRDRGREQTIMTRARTVRQALQLARVTVDERRDVVKPDIDMELTGTTFTVTIFRARPVTVIDGSRRSHITTAEQTPQRIAKAAGITLYVEDRVEFMTSDNMLLDGTNVLMNITRAPLRTVTEEVDIDFPVEQIKDANQPIGFKEIKQLGEKGIRTVTYQAQAERGVEISRKEISSSISKQPKKQIEVVGTKPKNPLTKGKGAQIFTDSKGVAHRETYYDLPMNIVANACGGGGYTVRADGAKVDKDGYILVAANYGNYPRCSVVETSMGPGKVYDTGGFAARHPHGFDLATDWTNGDGR; encoded by the coding sequence ATGAACTGGTGGAAATGGCACATAGAGAAAGGCTGGCGGCCGGTTATTCTGCTGGGCTGCTTCATGGCTTTCGTGGCTGGTGCGGTTGGCCTACTGCTATCTCAGCCTGTCCAAGCACAAGATAATCATGCCCAGTCGTCAGCGGAGCGGCTGGTAACGATTCGTGACCGCGGCCGCGAGCAGACGATCATGACCCGAGCACGCACCGTACGCCAGGCATTACAGTTGGCGCGGGTAACAGTTGATGAGCGGCGTGACGTTGTTAAGCCAGACATTGATATGGAGCTGACAGGAACAACATTTACGGTGACAATTTTTCGGGCTCGGCCGGTAACGGTCATTGATGGTTCGCGGCGTTCACATATTACCACAGCGGAGCAGACGCCGCAGCGAATCGCCAAAGCGGCGGGGATCACGCTGTATGTCGAGGATAGGGTTGAATTTATGACGAGCGATAATATGCTGCTGGATGGGACAAACGTGCTGATGAACATTACCCGTGCGCCACTGCGAACCGTGACCGAGGAGGTTGACATTGACTTCCCAGTGGAGCAGATCAAGGATGCGAATCAGCCGATTGGTTTCAAGGAAATTAAGCAGCTGGGCGAAAAGGGTATTCGTACCGTGACTTACCAGGCCCAGGCCGAGCGCGGTGTTGAGATCAGCCGTAAGGAAATAAGTAGCAGTATCAGCAAACAGCCTAAAAAGCAGATCGAAGTAGTCGGCACTAAGCCGAAAAATCCATTGACTAAAGGCAAGGGCGCGCAGATATTTACCGACTCCAAGGGTGTGGCGCACCGCGAAACCTATTATGATTTACCGATGAATATTGTTGCTAACGCCTGCGGCGGCGGTGGCTACACGGTGCGGGCGGATGGTGCCAAGGTGGATAAAGATGGTTATATTTTGGTGGCGGCAAATTACGGTAATTATCCGCGCTGCTCAGTAGTAGAAACCAGCATGGGTCCTGGCAAGGTGTATGATACCGGCGGTTTTGCGGCTCGGCATCCGCATGGGTTTGACCTAGCGACTGACTGGACGAATGGAGATGGCCGTTAG
- a CDS encoding DUF348 domain-containing protein, protein MVLPTSEIMEKSLSIRYHSKKIFLLIGLLVLGVTLIQLADAALAQGTERPSRSDGQRLMSVYDKGVEKTIITRAKTVREALKAARIDVDERRDVVEPALNEQLVASSYNVNIFRARPVTVVDGRARIRITTAKQTPAAIAKAAGIKLYSEDLVDIHAAENVVASGTNAVLTIKRATPLQLNLYGSLAEVRTHAKTVGALLKEKRVQLASNDTVSMPLEAPITSGMRLDVWRNGKQTITTDEDVAFPVETVRDANREMGHKEVKEAGEKGRRTVTYEIDVQNGKELSRRELASQITKQPKKQIEIIGTKNAAMPYTGGGNKDQWLSSSNVPRDQWGYAEWLVQKESGWNPNARSRSGACGLAQALPCSKVPGNPLNPVDSLNWMHGYVMRRYGSWEKAVAHSKARGWY, encoded by the coding sequence GTGGTACTGCCCACGAGCGAGATTATGGAAAAGAGTTTATCTATTCGCTACCATTCAAAGAAGATTTTTCTATTGATCGGTTTGCTGGTGCTTGGAGTGACATTGATCCAGCTGGCGGATGCTGCACTAGCGCAGGGTACCGAGCGTCCATCACGGAGCGACGGCCAGCGTCTGATGAGTGTCTATGATAAGGGAGTCGAGAAAACAATTATCACTCGGGCAAAAACGGTGCGCGAGGCGTTGAAGGCGGCGCGGATTGACGTCGACGAGAGAAGAGATGTGGTAGAGCCAGCACTTAACGAGCAGTTGGTTGCTAGCTCATATAACGTTAATATCTTTCGGGCTCGGCCGGTAACGGTAGTCGATGGCCGGGCGCGTATTCGGATAACCACGGCCAAGCAAACCCCGGCGGCGATTGCCAAAGCGGCGGGGATTAAACTCTATAGCGAGGATCTTGTCGATATTCATGCCGCCGAAAACGTGGTCGCTAGCGGCACGAATGCAGTCTTGACCATCAAGCGGGCGACGCCGCTACAGCTCAATCTCTACGGGTCACTGGCTGAAGTACGCACCCACGCGAAAACCGTCGGCGCGCTACTCAAGGAAAAGCGTGTCCAGCTGGCCAGTAACGATACCGTATCAATGCCGCTCGAGGCGCCAATTACCAGTGGTATGCGGCTGGATGTTTGGCGTAACGGTAAGCAGACAATTACCACTGATGAAGATGTCGCTTTTCCGGTTGAGACGGTGCGGGATGCCAATCGCGAGATGGGTCACAAGGAGGTGAAAGAGGCGGGCGAAAAGGGCCGGCGGACGGTGACTTATGAGATTGATGTGCAAAATGGTAAAGAGCTGAGCCGTCGGGAACTCGCTAGTCAAATAACAAAACAGCCTAAAAAACAAATTGAAATTATCGGCACAAAGAATGCCGCTATGCCATATACTGGTGGCGGCAATAAAGATCAGTGGTTATCTTCGTCAAACGTCCCGCGTGATCAATGGGGCTATGCGGAGTGGCTGGTGCAGAAAGAAAGCGGCTGGAATCCAAATGCTCGCAGCCGGAGTGGCGCCTGTGGTCTCGCACAGGCGTTGCCGTGTAGTAAAGTGCCAGGAAATCCGCTTAACCCAGTCGATTCGCTGAATTGGATGCATGGCTACGTGATGAGACGATATGGCTCGTGGGAAAAAGCGGTGGCGCACAGCAAGGCCAGAGGGTGGTACTAG
- a CDS encoding UvrD-helicase domain-containing protein, with product MLSELNPEQRRAVQHDGGPLLILAGAGSGKTKTLTHRIAYLISQRGIFPSRILAVTFTNKAAREMRQRLADMLGEDASDRRFMPWMGTFHSMCVRLLRIDGMSIGLGRNFIIYDEDDRLGLIKQLMKSRGLTDRDIKPRRIAAAISAAKNDMLSPDEYMMQAVGPAKQQIAELFIAYEAAMHRAGALDFDDLLLKAVELLRHSPDIRHKWQQQFCHILIDEYQDTNAVQYALIKLLVGPERNLCVVGDDAQSIYSFRGADYTNILHFERDFPGAAVIKLEQNYRSTGAILTVANNLIQHNTQRTDKNLWTEAVGGMTPQLWQLYSEAEEAQAVADEIHRQARMGRVYSDIAVLYRTNAQSYAIERALRQRHIPYKIVGGLRFLDRAVVKDVLAYLRLLYQPSDRVSFARIVNLPKRGIGAVSVAKFLDWADQSGRNIIEGLVAVDEAIGLSARAKQSLWAFGQLLQKLQQLLNDAPAEVIEQIIEQTGYGEAVNDGSVQAEERLENLGVLVAEARAYADVSTFLEDMALMSSSDGQADQQVTLMTLHAAKGLEFPVVFMTGLEEGILPHARVFDSGKADDVEEERRLCYVGITRAREALFVTCASSRTQFGQIGYNLPSRFLDEMGLMNGGLDAPAAPPADEVFYADDIGIEVGERVRSPQFGAGEVVDVDGMAVTVQFADGNTKKLNVEFARLEKI from the coding sequence ATCCTATCTGAACTCAACCCCGAACAGCGGCGAGCCGTCCAGCATGATGGCGGGCCGCTGCTTATTTTAGCGGGAGCGGGGAGTGGTAAGACAAAAACCTTAACGCATCGCATCGCCTATCTGATTAGCCAGCGAGGGATTTTTCCCAGCCGCATCTTAGCGGTGACCTTCACCAACAAGGCTGCTCGAGAGATGCGTCAGCGCTTGGCTGATATGCTGGGCGAAGACGCCTCGGATCGACGCTTCATGCCGTGGATGGGGACATTTCATAGTATGTGTGTGCGGCTACTGAGGATAGACGGAATGTCAATTGGCCTCGGTCGTAATTTTATTATTTATGATGAAGATGATCGGCTGGGTCTCATCAAACAGTTGATGAAATCGCGCGGGCTGACTGATCGCGATATCAAGCCGCGCCGCATCGCTGCGGCTATTTCTGCGGCAAAAAATGACATGCTTTCCCCCGATGAGTATATGATGCAGGCGGTCGGCCCCGCTAAGCAGCAAATTGCCGAGTTATTTATCGCCTACGAGGCCGCTATGCACCGGGCCGGGGCGCTCGATTTTGATGATTTATTGCTTAAGGCGGTGGAGCTACTGCGCCATTCGCCTGACATTCGCCACAAATGGCAGCAGCAGTTTTGCCACATTCTCATCGACGAGTATCAGGATACTAATGCGGTGCAGTATGCGTTGATCAAGTTGCTGGTCGGTCCAGAGCGTAACCTCTGTGTGGTCGGCGACGATGCCCAGTCAATTTATAGTTTTCGCGGCGCAGATTATACCAATATTCTTCATTTTGAGCGTGACTTTCCGGGTGCGGCAGTGATTAAACTAGAACAAAATTACCGTTCAACGGGCGCGATTTTAACGGTGGCAAATAACTTAATCCAACACAACACCCAGCGCACCGACAAGAACCTGTGGACAGAAGCGGTTGGCGGGATGACACCGCAATTGTGGCAACTGTACAGCGAGGCTGAGGAGGCACAAGCAGTGGCTGACGAAATTCATCGCCAGGCCAGGATGGGCCGAGTCTATAGCGACATAGCAGTACTGTATCGCACCAATGCCCAGAGCTACGCCATAGAGCGCGCACTGCGTCAACGGCACATTCCCTACAAAATTGTGGGCGGTCTACGGTTTCTAGATCGAGCAGTCGTCAAGGATGTGCTGGCTTATCTCAGATTATTATATCAACCCAGTGACCGCGTTAGTTTCGCACGGATCGTCAATCTGCCAAAGCGTGGCATCGGCGCGGTGAGCGTGGCGAAATTTCTCGACTGGGCCGATCAATCGGGTCGGAATATTATTGAGGGGCTGGTGGCGGTTGACGAAGCTATAGGGTTGAGCGCCCGTGCTAAGCAGTCGCTCTGGGCATTTGGTCAATTGCTGCAAAAATTACAACAATTACTGAACGACGCACCGGCCGAGGTTATCGAACAAATTATTGAGCAGACTGGCTACGGCGAGGCGGTAAATGATGGCAGTGTGCAGGCCGAAGAGCGGCTGGAGAACCTCGGTGTTTTGGTAGCTGAGGCGCGCGCCTACGCTGATGTATCGACATTCCTTGAAGACATGGCACTGATGTCATCAAGCGATGGCCAAGCGGATCAGCAGGTCACCTTGATGACGCTACACGCTGCGAAGGGTCTGGAGTTTCCGGTGGTGTTTATGACTGGCTTGGAGGAGGGAATCTTGCCGCACGCACGGGTATTTGACAGCGGTAAAGCGGATGATGTTGAGGAGGAGCGCCGCCTCTGTTATGTAGGGATTACGCGGGCCCGAGAGGCGCTGTTTGTGACTTGTGCTAGTTCGCGGACGCAGTTCGGTCAGATCGGCTATAATCTACCGTCGCGATTTCTCGATGAGATGGGGCTGATGAACGGCGGTCTGGATGCACCTGCCGCGCCGCCAGCTGATGAAGTATTTTATGCTGATGATATAGGGATAGAGGTTGGTGAGCGGGTGCGAAGCCCACAATTTGGTGCGGGTGAGGTGGTGGATGTTGACGGGATGGCGGTGACGGTGCAATTTGCTGATGGTAATACGAAAAAGCTTAATGTAGAATTCGCCAGATTAGAGAAAATTTGA
- a CDS encoding triose-phosphate isomerase, translated as MMTRKTLIIGNWKMNLTMHEASLYLHKLMEQLPVRRDVEVVVAPTMLTLQSLSLQIKRRIVKLAAQNCYWRDHGPYTGEVPASHLHGMVDYVIIGHSERRHIFMESDKDIRFKVQAALRNRLQPILCIGETAHERTLGETREVLQDQIVNGLANITAEEIDHVVIAYEPVWAIGSGEYAQPSDLAKVLKVIRQQITHLFGKEAAEAVRVVYGGSVSVDNASDYLAVAGLDGLLIGGASLDAYQFTEIVKKAHKE; from the coding sequence ATTATGACGCGAAAAACACTCATCATCGGTAACTGGAAGATGAACCTCACTATGCATGAGGCCAGTTTGTATTTACATAAGCTCATGGAGCAGCTGCCGGTGCGTCGTGACGTCGAGGTGGTGGTGGCGCCAACAATGTTGACCTTGCAGAGTTTGAGCTTGCAAATCAAGCGTCGGATCGTCAAGCTCGCCGCCCAGAATTGTTACTGGCGCGACCACGGTCCATACACCGGCGAGGTGCCGGCGTCGCATCTACATGGTATGGTTGACTATGTCATCATTGGTCACTCCGAGCGGCGACATATATTTATGGAGAGCGACAAGGATATTCGTTTCAAGGTACAGGCAGCACTGCGTAATCGACTTCAGCCGATTCTCTGCATTGGTGAAACGGCACACGAGCGGACGCTAGGCGAAACGCGCGAGGTGCTCCAGGATCAGATTGTAAATGGCCTGGCAAATATCACAGCCGAGGAGATAGACCATGTGGTGATCGCCTACGAGCCAGTATGGGCAATCGGTAGCGGCGAGTATGCGCAGCCGAGTGACCTTGCCAAGGTGCTCAAGGTGATTCGCCAGCAAATCACGCATTTATTTGGCAAGGAAGCAGCCGAGGCGGTACGCGTGGTGTATGGCGGCAGTGTCTCGGTTGATAATGCTAGTGATTATCTCGCAGTGGCGGGACTTGATGGACTGCTGATCGGTGGAGCGAGTCTGGACGCATATCAATTTACGGAGATAGTAAAGAAGGCGCATAAAGAATAG
- the pgk gene encoding phosphoglycerate kinase gives MGTFFKQTIHDVNLRGLTVLVRVDYNVPLTATGGIASDLRIRASLSTLRYLLEQRCKIVLMSHLGRPKGADPAYSLRPVARRLAELLGRPVRFIDGCVGDKLRQAVRHMAAGDILMLENLRFYNEESRDDMVFARAIARAVRPDYFVQDGFAVVHRAHASTHAITLYVPGLAGDLLVHEYTALTAAMSRPARPLVAIIGGVKIADKIALIERLIDKADTILIGGAMANTFLAYRGHRMGHSTIEPDQEQVLAAIYHRAAGKVGDKQVDQFLRLPSDVAVALSPEASGDRHEVLVNEIGDDEMALDIGTETMAQFASVIASAKTVIWNGPLGYSTNRLFARGSARIAEAIVQNHGVTSIIGGGDTAEFVLGWDGHDGRQFSHISTGGGASLELMSGKKLPGVESLLDAHGLK, from the coding sequence GTGGGCACATTTTTCAAGCAAACAATTCATGACGTTAATCTCCGCGGGCTGACCGTCCTGGTGCGGGTTGATTATAATGTGCCCCTAACCGCGACCGGTGGGATCGCCAGTGACTTACGCATTCGCGCTAGTTTATCGACTCTGCGCTACCTACTAGAGCAACGCTGCAAGATTGTCCTGATGAGTCACCTCGGACGACCAAAGGGGGCTGATCCGGCATATAGTCTGCGTCCAGTGGCGCGTCGACTGGCTGAGCTGCTTGGGCGGCCAGTGCGGTTTATTGATGGTTGTGTTGGGGATAAGCTTCGTCAAGCAGTGCGGCATATGGCGGCTGGTGATATACTGATGCTCGAAAATCTGCGGTTTTATAACGAGGAGTCGCGCGATGATATGGTGTTTGCCAGGGCAATTGCCAGGGCGGTGCGACCAGATTACTTTGTGCAGGATGGCTTTGCGGTGGTGCATCGAGCTCATGCCAGTACGCACGCGATTACACTATACGTGCCGGGGCTAGCCGGTGACCTATTGGTGCACGAATATACTGCGCTAACCGCAGCGATGTCGCGTCCAGCGCGGCCACTAGTGGCGATTATTGGCGGTGTGAAAATTGCTGATAAGATTGCGCTGATTGAGCGGCTGATTGATAAAGCTGACACAATTTTGATTGGTGGGGCGATGGCCAATACCTTCCTCGCCTACCGCGGCCACAGGATGGGTCACAGTACGATTGAGCCGGATCAGGAGCAAGTGCTCGCGGCCATCTACCACCGTGCTGCCGGGAAGGTTGGTGATAAACAGGTCGATCAGTTCTTGCGGCTACCTAGCGACGTAGCGGTGGCGTTGTCACCAGAAGCATCAGGCGATCGCCATGAAGTGTTGGTTAATGAGATCGGCGACGATGAGATGGCGCTAGATATTGGCACTGAGACGATGGCGCAATTTGCCTCGGTGATTGCCTCGGCCAAAACAGTCATCTGGAATGGGCCGCTGGGGTATTCGACTAATCGGTTGTTTGCTCGGGGGTCGGCCCGGATTGCCGAAGCCATCGTACAAAATCATGGCGTTACCTCAATTATTGGCGGTGGCGATACGGCGGAATTTGTCCTTGGGTGGGATGGACATGACGGCAGGCAATTTTCGCATATTTCTACTGGTGGCGGAGCGAGCCTCGAGCTGATGAGCGGCAAAAAATTACCAGGTGTGGAAAGTTTACTAGACGCACACGGACTAAAATGA
- the pyk gene encoding pyruvate kinase produces MSNTIFKRTKILATVGPATMSQDKISQLMQAGVNGFRLNFSHGSYDERREQIGWIRTASHEQGKPVAILQDLQGPKIRLGVLKDNMLTVRAGDVLTLDSSITEHDGSFNLPVQYNLAEKMKVGEPLYMFDGKIKSIVREIAGPTAIRVEVQNDGFLMSRKGLNLPDTDFGGDILTPKDIADIEWAANQDFDYVALSFVQTEDDIIDLRSRLTALGSDAYIIAKIETKSAISDEHLEEIVKASDGIMVARGDLAVEAGAEIVPVIQRRIIALCRKYSKLSIVATQMMGSMVDNPEPSRAEVSDVANAVIQGADTVMLSDETANGKYPIETVQAMRRTIMYTQEHSDVMAVESGEKRRKHDALLSYTAARLATELKARAIIAETSTGVTAVNVGAFRPNMPIISVTDSQKTAQKLALSYATRSYVRPSGLGSANKLAEELKAEGYFGEDPVTLVLVSGHQPGRPGKTDNIQIRTME; encoded by the coding sequence ATGAGTAACACAATTTTTAAACGTACCAAGATCCTAGCGACTGTCGGTCCGGCAACGATGAGCCAGGATAAAATTAGTCAACTTATGCAGGCCGGTGTCAATGGCTTTCGTCTGAACTTTAGCCACGGTAGTTATGATGAGCGGCGTGAGCAAATCGGCTGGATTCGCACGGCCAGTCACGAGCAGGGTAAACCAGTTGCCATTCTCCAAGACCTTCAAGGTCCAAAAATCCGCCTCGGCGTTCTCAAAGACAACATGCTGACGGTGCGGGCTGGTGATGTGCTGACGCTTGATTCGTCGATTACAGAACATGATGGAAGCTTTAATCTGCCTGTCCAGTATAACCTCGCTGAGAAAATGAAAGTTGGCGAGCCGCTGTATATGTTTGATGGCAAGATCAAGTCGATCGTTCGTGAAATTGCTGGTCCAACAGCCATCAGGGTGGAGGTGCAGAATGACGGATTTTTGATGAGCCGCAAGGGGTTGAACCTACCAGACACTGATTTTGGTGGTGATATTTTAACACCAAAAGATATCGCCGATATCGAGTGGGCGGCCAATCAAGATTTTGATTATGTGGCGCTGAGTTTCGTGCAGACAGAGGATGACATTATCGATTTACGCTCGCGGTTGACAGCGCTGGGGTCAGATGCGTATATCATTGCTAAGATCGAGACGAAATCAGCGATTTCCGATGAGCATCTGGAGGAGATCGTCAAGGCGAGTGACGGTATCATGGTGGCGCGTGGCGACTTGGCGGTTGAAGCCGGGGCGGAGATCGTGCCAGTTATTCAGCGGCGTATTATCGCTCTCTGTCGCAAGTATTCTAAGCTCAGCATCGTCGCCACGCAGATGATGGGCAGCATGGTTGACAATCCTGAGCCATCTCGCGCTGAGGTGAGTGATGTTGCCAATGCGGTCATCCAGGGTGCCGACACGGTGATGTTGTCTGATGAAACGGCTAACGGTAAATATCCGATCGAGACAGTGCAGGCGATGCGCCGGACGATTATGTACACTCAGGAGCACAGTGATGTCATGGCAGTTGAGTCGGGTGAAAAGCGTCGCAAACATGATGCGCTGCTCAGCTACACGGCGGCGCGGCTCGCCACAGAGCTTAAGGCGCGGGCAATTATTGCCGAGACTAGTACGGGTGTAACTGCGGTGAATGTCGGCGCCTTTCGGCCGAATATGCCGATTATTAGCGTCACCGATAGCCAAAAAACCGCTCAAAAATTAGCACTCAGTTACGCCACGCGCTCATACGTTCGCCCAAGTGGTCTGGGTTCGGCGAATAAATTAGCAGAGGAATTGAAGGCCGAAGGTTACTTTGGCGAGGATCCAGTGACGTTGGTATTGGTCAGCGGCCATCAACCGGGCCGGCCGGGCAAGACTGACAATATCCAGATCCGGACAATGGAGTAG
- the rnc gene encoding ribonuclease III, with the protein MSGMNTAPYQEFAREKLGFEFNNLDLLITALTHRSYVNEHRKSVHEHNERLEFLGDAVLELAVTEYLFTNFSEPEGILTAWRAALVRTESIGDAGDTLGYGPLIRMSKGEKNGSDRAHLQILANAFEAVIGAIYLERGFDDARDFIHKHIIIKLDGILESGSWRDPKSYLQEISQRVDGQTPVYKVLGEEGPDHDKVFTLGVFVGETLMGHGVGPSKQVAQQQAARQAIARYRAANSE; encoded by the coding sequence ATGAGCGGGATGAATACGGCGCCGTATCAGGAGTTTGCGCGTGAGAAGTTGGGGTTTGAGTTTAATAATTTGGATCTGTTGATTACGGCTTTGACGCATCGTAGCTACGTTAATGAACACAGAAAATCAGTCCACGAGCATAACGAGCGGTTGGAATTCCTCGGTGATGCGGTGTTGGAGCTAGCAGTCACGGAATATTTGTTTACGAATTTTTCTGAGCCAGAAGGTATTTTGACAGCGTGGCGGGCGGCGTTGGTGCGCACGGAAAGTATCGGCGATGCAGGCGATACCTTGGGTTACGGGCCGCTGATTCGCATGTCAAAGGGTGAGAAAAATGGTTCGGATCGGGCACACTTGCAGATTTTGGCCAACGCGTTTGAGGCAGTCATTGGCGCGATTTACCTGGAGCGTGGCTTTGACGATGCGCGCGATTTTATTCATAAGCATATTATTATCAAGTTGGACGGAATATTGGAATCAGGTAGCTGGCGTGATCCGAAGTCGTATTTGCAGGAAATTTCTCAACGCGTCGATGGCCAGACGCCAGTATATAAAGTTTTGGGCGAGGAAGGTCCAGATCATGATAAGGTTTTCACGCTTGGGGTGTTCGTCGGTGAAACACTGATGGGGCACGGCGTGGGTCCGTCCAAGCAGGTGGCTCAACAGCAAGCCGCCCGCCAAGCAATCGCTCGATATCGGGCAGCGAATTCTGAATAG